One stretch of Leptospira bourretii DNA includes these proteins:
- a CDS encoding methylmalonyl-CoA mutase family protein, with protein sequence MTTEILTYTPQNKIRFVTAASLFDGHDASINIMRRILQQSGVEVIHLGHNRSVQEIVQCAIQEDVQGIAITSYQGGHVEYFQYMIDLLKKEGAGHIRVFGGGGGTILPTEIEVLHKYGVAHIYSPDEGRTLGLQGMINDVVKQSDFPTPLSFNGDLASQIQKKNYLALGQAITQMEFSLLQEKTNYSINLEFPPPKKNIPVLGITGTGGAGKSSLTDELVRRYLHDFPNQTIAILSVDPSKRKTGGALLGDRIRMNSIFNERVYMRSFATREANIALNRSVKGAIQILKSAGYDLIIVETAGIGQSDSEITEVADVSLYVMTPEYGAATQLEKIDMIDYADVISINKFDKRGALDALRDVKKQYQRSRNLFNDPVDVMPVYGTIASQFQDAGTDELYAHLIGVVIEKCQLDWKTNSSKNQKGNEASVVLPPDRVRYLTEIKEEIDRNADWISKEAEIARSAYQLKGAISVLSKKGKPTTDLESEYQLLWDSLSLDSRNILDTWSEKIESFRKEQYSYFVRGKEIKVDNYTVSLSHLKIPKIATPRFVDWGDILHWSYQENFPGFFPYTAGVYPYKRSGEDPTRMFAGEGGPERTNRRFHYLSSGMPAKRLSTAFDSVTLYGEDPDIRPDIYGKIGNSGVNVATLDDAKKLYSGFDLCDPSTSVSMTINGPAPMVLAFFLNAAIDQACEKYIRSEGKTEEVKSQIQKIYAAKGQVVPSFGGQLPETNDGLGLMLLGVTGDEVLPKDVYAKLKKEALSQVRGTVQADILKEDQAQNTCIFSTEFALKMMGDIQHHFIQNAVRNFYSVSISGYHIAEAGANPITQVAFTLANGFTYVEYYLSRGMDINEFAPNLSFFFSNGIDPEYSVIGRVARRIWAKAMKFKYRANERSQMLKYHIQTSGRSLHSQEIDFNDIRTTLQALYAIYDNCNSLHTNAYDEAITTPTEESVRRAVAIQLIINRELGLAKNENPLQGAFIIEELTNLVEEAILTEFNRLTERGGVLGAMERMYQRNKIQEESLHYETLKHTGEYPIIGVNTFLNRNGSPTVIPGEVIRSTDEEKQQQIGNLKAFQKRNEGKTEIAITKLKQVARAKENIFQELLETVKVASLGQISHALYEVGGQYRRNM encoded by the coding sequence ATGACCACCGAAATCCTAACTTACACCCCCCAAAACAAAATTCGCTTTGTGACGGCGGCTTCCCTCTTTGATGGCCACGATGCCTCCATCAATATCATGCGGAGGATTTTGCAACAAAGTGGGGTGGAAGTGATCCACTTGGGCCACAATCGAAGTGTACAAGAGATTGTCCAATGTGCCATCCAAGAAGATGTACAAGGAATTGCTATCACCAGTTACCAAGGTGGTCATGTGGAATATTTCCAATACATGATTGATCTTCTGAAAAAAGAAGGAGCAGGTCATATTCGCGTGTTTGGTGGCGGAGGTGGAACCATCCTTCCAACTGAAATTGAAGTTTTACATAAATACGGTGTGGCTCATATTTATTCTCCTGATGAAGGGAGGACCCTTGGTTTGCAAGGGATGATCAATGATGTGGTCAAACAATCTGATTTTCCTACTCCACTTTCGTTTAACGGAGATTTGGCGTCACAAATCCAAAAGAAAAATTATTTAGCACTGGGACAAGCCATCACCCAGATGGAATTTTCGCTTTTACAAGAAAAAACAAATTATTCCATCAATTTAGAATTTCCTCCACCGAAAAAAAACATTCCGGTACTTGGGATCACAGGAACTGGTGGTGCCGGTAAATCTTCTTTAACTGATGAACTCGTTCGTCGGTATTTACATGATTTTCCTAACCAAACCATAGCGATTCTTTCTGTGGATCCATCCAAACGAAAAACAGGCGGTGCTCTTCTTGGAGACCGGATTCGAATGAATTCCATCTTTAACGAAAGAGTGTATATGAGATCGTTTGCGACGAGAGAAGCGAACATTGCCCTCAATCGCAGTGTGAAAGGTGCCATTCAAATTTTAAAGTCTGCTGGGTATGATCTTATCATTGTTGAAACTGCAGGGATTGGACAAAGTGATTCCGAAATTACAGAAGTTGCCGATGTTTCGTTATACGTGATGACACCAGAATATGGTGCCGCTACACAATTAGAAAAAATCGATATGATCGATTATGCAGATGTGATTTCCATCAACAAATTTGACAAACGTGGGGCCCTTGATGCCCTTCGTGATGTTAAAAAACAATACCAAAGGTCTCGTAATTTATTCAATGATCCAGTCGATGTGATGCCCGTGTATGGAACCATTGCATCGCAGTTCCAAGATGCAGGAACGGATGAACTTTATGCCCATTTGATTGGAGTTGTCATTGAAAAGTGTCAATTAGATTGGAAAACAAACAGTTCCAAAAATCAAAAAGGAAACGAAGCCTCCGTTGTGCTTCCGCCTGATCGTGTAAGGTATCTCACAGAAATCAAAGAAGAAATTGATCGAAATGCTGATTGGATTTCGAAAGAAGCAGAAATCGCAAGATCCGCCTACCAACTGAAAGGTGCCATTTCTGTTTTATCCAAAAAAGGAAAACCAACAACTGACTTAGAATCCGAATACCAATTGTTATGGGATTCTTTGTCACTTGATTCACGAAACATTTTGGATACATGGTCGGAAAAAATAGAATCGTTTCGTAAGGAACAATATTCTTATTTTGTTCGTGGAAAAGAAATCAAAGTTGATAACTATACTGTATCCTTAAGTCACTTAAAAATTCCAAAAATTGCCACTCCTCGTTTTGTGGATTGGGGTGATATTTTACATTGGTCTTACCAAGAAAACTTTCCAGGTTTTTTCCCTTATACGGCGGGGGTGTATCCTTACAAACGAAGTGGGGAAGACCCAACTCGTATGTTTGCAGGAGAAGGTGGACCCGAAAGAACGAATCGTCGTTTTCATTATTTGAGTTCGGGAATGCCCGCCAAACGTCTGTCAACTGCTTTTGACTCAGTGACATTATACGGGGAAGATCCAGACATTCGTCCTGATATTTATGGAAAGATTGGAAATTCTGGCGTGAATGTTGCCACTCTGGATGATGCCAAAAAACTGTATTCCGGTTTTGATCTTTGTGATCCTTCCACTTCTGTATCTATGACCATTAATGGACCTGCACCAATGGTTCTTGCTTTTTTTCTAAACGCAGCCATTGACCAAGCTTGTGAAAAATACATTCGTTCCGAAGGCAAAACAGAAGAAGTTAAATCCCAAATTCAAAAAATCTATGCGGCCAAAGGACAAGTGGTTCCGAGTTTTGGGGGACAACTCCCAGAAACTAACGATGGTTTGGGGTTAATGCTCCTTGGTGTGACGGGTGATGAAGTTTTACCTAAAGATGTGTATGCTAAACTTAAAAAAGAAGCCCTTTCTCAAGTGCGAGGGACAGTACAAGCAGACATCTTAAAAGAAGACCAAGCTCAGAATACGTGTATTTTCTCTACAGAATTTGCCTTAAAGATGATGGGAGACATCCAACACCATTTCATCCAAAATGCAGTTCGGAATTTTTATTCTGTTTCAATTAGTGGATACCATATCGCAGAGGCAGGTGCCAATCCTATCACCCAAGTTGCTTTTACGTTAGCCAATGGATTTACTTATGTAGAATACTACCTAAGCCGAGGGATGGACATCAACGAATTTGCACCTAACCTTTCCTTCTTTTTTTCCAATGGGATTGATCCTGAGTATTCGGTAATTGGACGTGTGGCGCGTAGGATTTGGGCCAAAGCCATGAAATTCAAGTATCGTGCGAATGAACGTTCCCAAATGTTAAAGTATCATATCCAAACATCGGGTAGGTCTTTACACTCTCAAGAAATTGACTTTAATGATATACGAACCACATTACAAGCGTTATATGCAATTTATGACAATTGTAATTCGCTTCATACCAATGCTTATGATGAAGCCATCACAACTCCAACAGAAGAATCGGTGCGAAGAGCCGTTGCCATCCAGCTCATCATCAATCGGGAACTTGGCCTTGCCAAAAATGAAAATCCGTTACAGGGTGCCTTTATCATTGAAGAACTAACGAACCTTGTAGAAGAAGCGATCTTAACCGAATTCAACAGACTCACAGAAAGGGGTGGGGTGCTTGGTGCGATGGAGAGGATGTATCAAAGGAATAAAATCCAAGAAGAGTCCCTCCATTATGAAACCTTAAAACATACAGGTGAATATCCAATCATTGGTGTGAATACATTTCTCAATCGAAATGGATCGCCAACCGTCATCCCAGGTGAAGTGATTCGTTCGACAGATGAGGAGAAACAGCAACAAATTGGAAATTTGAAGGCGTTTCAAAAACGAAATGAAGGCAAAACAGAGATTGCCATTACAAAATTAAAACAAGTGGCTCGTGCGAAAGAAAATATCTTTCAAGAGTTACTGGAAACAGTGAAAGTGGCGTCCTTAGGGCAAATCTCTCATGCTTTGTATGAAGTGGGAGGTCAGTACCGCCGCAACATGTAA
- a CDS encoding lysophospholipid acyltransferase family protein, with protein MDSNQNPADILESLFVIPREVPKTILRNLLELIYDVKVAGSENIPESGGALIISNHTDYLDIPVQGAFADRKIVYLGKYELFHPQEEIMAIINHKNSPFHYPPLSLTKPVIEVLVNSLGSVVKKNLINWGSMPIIRNAAKDSEMDKRAAMDYYEKLETYMVDLMKEGELLSIYPEGSRSETGELQSFRAMAAKLAIRAGVPIIPSGIVGATNMSKPKAFLTGDAFKTKIRYQIGKPILPSEFPTGPEKKAAKELTEILENRVRELMKQAESIL; from the coding sequence ATGGATTCTAACCAAAACCCCGCTGATATTTTAGAAAGTCTCTTTGTCATTCCCCGGGAAGTTCCCAAAACCATCCTCCGTAACCTCCTGGAGCTCATTTACGATGTCAAAGTGGCAGGATCCGAAAATATACCCGAATCCGGTGGGGCTCTCATCATCTCCAACCATACCGATTATTTGGACATTCCGGTCCAAGGCGCCTTTGCCGACCGAAAGATTGTCTATTTGGGTAAATATGAACTTTTCCACCCGCAGGAAGAGATTATGGCCATTATCAACCACAAAAACTCTCCTTTCCATTACCCGCCTTTGAGCCTCACCAAACCAGTCATCGAGGTTTTGGTGAATTCTCTTGGCAGTGTGGTGAAAAAAAACCTGATCAATTGGGGGAGTATGCCCATCATTCGCAATGCCGCAAAAGATTCAGAAATGGACAAACGGGCCGCCATGGATTATTATGAAAAACTAGAAACCTATATGGTGGATCTGATGAAGGAAGGCGAACTTCTTTCCATCTACCCAGAAGGTTCTCGTTCGGAAACAGGGGAATTACAATCCTTTCGGGCGATGGCGGCAAAACTTGCCATCCGTGCGGGAGTTCCCATCATCCCATCTGGAATCGTTGGGGCAACCAACATGTCGAAACCGAAGGCTTTCCTCACAGGTGATGCTTTTAAAACGAAAATTCGCTACCAGATTGGAAAACCCATTCTTCCTTCTGAGTTCCCAACGGGTCCTGAGAAAAAAGCGGCCAAAGAGCTGACAGAAATTTTGGAAAATCGTGTGCGGGAGCTGATGAAACAGGCGGAATCCATACTTTAG
- a CDS encoding C1 family peptidase: MNLKQNWKMIGLCLVITTAIFAEEFDPSSVRSPGCKPGTFSCGYIPSSKEIQDSIPLKRDFNSFEELPKSTDLSSQMPPVGNQGRQNSCVAWATGYAIKSYLLKNKGQTSEYDPPFVGGKGNFVFSPAFIYNQQNGGEDKGLYYYKTMEFLKTSGVAPWSSMPYSDKDYLTQPSQSSKQEALKYKIKSFSRLNFKNPDEIKRVLAGKNVVMVGMIIDDAFYKLKGSAIYDENGGQSYGGHAMTIVGYDDQKKSKSGKKGAFKLQNSWGTNWGDKGFGWVSYSMLAKVGQETYAIIDEPATQSTPNLNTVPTKKPILPPNEIKVSKGEFDSKIILTWKNQDLAVAYLIQRKDESEFYDLAYSDKPSFTDLTVSPNSTYAYRIISIGAEEVSEVSSVVEGFTFAETNPNGSLGQVVGLSGLVYVSGSLPNVELSWSELDGASGYTIARADSSLKWKNIGTSKTSNFIDSSPKIGESNFYRVSALVQSKTSGDWSETAVVDVADQTSLPNQVSHLTATNGDFSNKIILTWNAAPGAKIYYLYRFDERAEPSGQFEISGTTYTDTDQSIQNGDQYLYTIISANDFGYAEPSEVVIGKTDPNLMKRAGGATLNPPKQLTSNSVGKDNVVTLKWDSVKDSFEYYIYRKHLKGTGKVGKLEFVSSVEGKKNSYSETFPGNSGDLFLYSVRSKSEFGSESKDSNYVSVFWNEPKAQVKKRTISLEELPSSFVGTWSSMYWNPKSGPQVVGIEITGNGQDFIAKLKLNDKDVRQFTGTWIPGSQTLKANGFLFEISKSLEGNSLAQFQSVKDFENGLELSFTKEK, from the coding sequence ATGAATCTAAAACAAAATTGGAAAATGATAGGGCTTTGCCTTGTAATCACAACTGCAATCTTTGCAGAAGAGTTTGATCCCAGTAGTGTTCGTTCTCCCGGATGCAAACCAGGAACTTTTTCTTGTGGATACATTCCTAGTTCTAAGGAAATCCAAGATAGTATTCCTCTCAAAAGAGATTTTAATTCCTTTGAAGAATTACCAAAATCCACCGATTTATCTTCACAGATGCCTCCTGTGGGAAACCAAGGAAGGCAAAATAGTTGTGTGGCATGGGCAACAGGTTACGCAATCAAATCATATCTATTAAAAAACAAAGGACAGACTTCCGAATACGATCCACCATTTGTTGGTGGGAAAGGAAATTTTGTTTTTTCACCAGCTTTTATTTACAACCAACAGAATGGTGGAGAAGACAAAGGTTTATATTATTATAAAACAATGGAATTTTTAAAGACTAGTGGTGTCGCTCCTTGGAGTAGTATGCCTTATTCTGATAAAGATTACCTCACCCAACCTTCACAGTCTTCAAAACAGGAAGCACTAAAATATAAAATTAAATCCTTCTCCAGGCTTAACTTTAAAAATCCAGATGAAATTAAACGAGTATTAGCTGGCAAGAATGTTGTGATGGTTGGAATGATCATTGATGACGCTTTCTATAAATTAAAAGGTTCCGCTATTTATGATGAAAATGGAGGACAGAGTTACGGTGGACACGCCATGACGATAGTCGGCTATGATGATCAAAAAAAATCCAAGTCTGGAAAGAAAGGTGCGTTTAAATTACAAAATTCTTGGGGAACTAATTGGGGTGATAAAGGATTTGGTTGGGTTTCTTATTCTATGCTTGCCAAAGTTGGGCAAGAAACTTATGCAATCATAGATGAACCTGCAACACAAAGTACACCAAACCTAAATACGGTTCCAACAAAGAAACCGATTCTTCCACCGAACGAAATCAAAGTTTCAAAAGGAGAATTTGATTCAAAAATCATTTTAACATGGAAAAATCAAGATCTAGCGGTTGCTTATTTAATTCAAAGAAAAGATGAATCTGAATTTTACGATCTTGCTTATTCTGATAAACCAAGTTTTACTGATTTGACAGTTTCACCTAATTCTACTTATGCGTATAGAATCATTTCAATAGGTGCAGAAGAAGTTTCGGAAGTTTCCTCGGTAGTGGAAGGTTTTACTTTTGCAGAAACAAATCCAAATGGGAGTTTAGGGCAAGTTGTTGGTCTATCTGGTCTGGTTTATGTAAGTGGATCTTTGCCAAATGTAGAATTAAGTTGGTCTGAATTGGATGGGGCAAGTGGTTATACAATCGCGCGAGCAGATTCATCTTTAAAATGGAAAAATATTGGGACAAGCAAAACTTCTAACTTCATCGATTCGTCACCCAAAATTGGTGAATCAAATTTTTATCGTGTGAGTGCTCTCGTCCAATCCAAAACATCTGGGGATTGGAGTGAGACAGCAGTGGTTGATGTTGCAGATCAAACTTCATTACCCAATCAAGTGTCTCATTTGACAGCAACAAATGGTGATTTTTCAAATAAAATTATTTTAACCTGGAATGCGGCGCCAGGAGCCAAAATTTATTATTTATATAGATTTGATGAAAGAGCAGAACCTTCCGGTCAGTTTGAAATCTCAGGAACAACATATACAGACACTGACCAATCGATTCAAAATGGAGACCAATATTTATATACAATCATTTCTGCAAATGATTTTGGTTATGCAGAGCCAAGTGAAGTTGTCATTGGAAAAACCGATCCTAACCTAATGAAAAGAGCAGGTGGTGCGACTCTCAATCCTCCAAAACAATTAACTTCCAATTCGGTTGGTAAAGATAACGTTGTTACATTAAAGTGGGATTCTGTAAAAGATAGTTTCGAATATTATATTTATCGTAAACACTTGAAAGGGACAGGAAAGGTTGGAAAACTTGAATTTGTATCCTCCGTAGAAGGTAAAAAGAATTCTTATAGCGAAACTTTTCCGGGAAACTCTGGTGATTTATTTTTATACTCAGTTCGTTCCAAATCAGAATTCGGATCTGAATCAAAAGATTCTAATTATGTTTCTGTGTTTTGGAATGAGCCCAAAGCCCAAGTGAAAAAAAGGACAATTTCCTTAGAAGAATTACCTTCTTCCTTTGTCGGCACTTGGTCTTCCATGTATTGGAATCCAAAATCTGGCCCCCAAGTGGTTGGAATCGAAATCACAGGGAATGGACAAGATTTTATCGCTAAATTAAAGTTAAATGATAAGGACGTTCGTCAGTTCACAGGAACTTGGATTCCTGGAAGTCAAACTCTAAAGGCAAATGGATTTTTGTTTGAAATTTCAAAATCTTTGGAGGGAAACTCTTTGGCTCAGTTCCAATCAGTCAAAGACTTTGAAAACGGTTTAGAACTGAGTTTTACCAAAGAGAAGTGA
- a CDS encoding oligosaccharide flippase family protein: MQKIKKIFQLLKVELLKEGVLKNSFFVSSSKALSAITNLVFMIYSVNLLSKAENGKLQYFLGFLPVVLAVAEFGLPNALIKYISPMAEKKENPGAILSASLRIKFYSFLFLSIVCLVAYLTSDENFFVLLLLLFGGIIISFISYFESLFVSYRKYKSLSLWNPLPNVVRLLLLIYLSESSIHPLTYMDILAIFCIAPIFVLFLFFFFFGKEEISFTAEASKVRTNEKKLLLFNLWAFAASIFAILSDRLEIFFLNQFHPPEIVADYGTALQLFSGFIIILATFNSIIFPKLARLAETEEFPNVLKKSVFLGGMIAIVLSPGILLAEPILTLLFGTKYTNSISVFKILYPNFLLQLVFAPLGTALFALGLPRLLAGLALLRLLFGAIFDYWIIPDWGANGAAISLFLGQIVSWLLLTGYFMAYFRK; the protein is encoded by the coding sequence ATGCAAAAAATAAAAAAAATATTTCAACTTTTAAAAGTAGAGTTATTAAAAGAAGGAGTTCTCAAAAACTCTTTCTTTGTTAGTAGCTCCAAAGCTTTATCCGCCATCACCAATTTGGTGTTTATGATTTATTCCGTAAATTTGTTAAGCAAAGCGGAAAACGGAAAACTCCAATACTTTTTAGGATTTTTGCCGGTGGTTCTGGCAGTTGCAGAATTTGGTCTTCCGAATGCATTGATCAAATACATATCCCCAATGGCGGAGAAAAAAGAAAATCCAGGTGCCATTCTAAGTGCATCATTAAGAATTAAATTTTATTCTTTTTTATTTTTATCTATTGTTTGTTTGGTGGCCTACCTAACGAGTGATGAAAATTTCTTCGTTTTGTTACTTTTGTTATTTGGTGGGATCATCATCTCATTTATTTCCTACTTCGAAAGTTTATTTGTTTCTTACAGGAAATACAAATCTCTTTCTCTCTGGAATCCACTTCCAAACGTAGTTCGACTTCTATTGTTAATCTATTTATCTGAATCAAGTATCCATCCTCTCACATATATGGATATTCTCGCTATTTTTTGTATTGCTCCTATTTTTGTTTTATTTTTGTTCTTTTTCTTTTTTGGTAAAGAAGAGATTTCTTTTACCGCAGAAGCTTCTAAAGTCAGAACCAATGAAAAAAAACTTTTACTATTTAATCTTTGGGCTTTTGCTGCCTCAATTTTTGCAATCCTTTCGGATCGTTTGGAAATTTTCTTTTTAAACCAATTCCACCCACCAGAAATTGTTGCCGACTACGGAACCGCATTGCAACTGTTTAGTGGATTTATCATTATCCTTGCTACGTTCAACTCCATCATTTTTCCAAAATTGGCAAGGCTTGCTGAAACAGAAGAATTTCCCAATGTTCTAAAAAAATCTGTGTTTTTGGGTGGGATGATTGCGATTGTCTTATCACCTGGAATTTTACTAGCAGAACCCATCTTAACATTGTTATTCGGAACAAAATATACAAACTCGATTTCTGTATTTAAAATTTTATATCCGAATTTTTTGCTTCAATTAGTGTTTGCCCCTTTAGGAACTGCACTCTTTGCTTTGGGATTGCCTAGACTACTCGCAGGGCTTGCATTACTTCGTTTGTTATTCGGTGCCATCTTCGATTATTGGATCATTCCCGACTGGGGTGCCAATGGAGCCGCTATATCACTTTTTCTTGGTCAAATTGTATCTTGGTTATTATTAACCGGTTACTTTATGGCTTATTTTCGGAAGTAA
- a CDS encoding permease: protein MNFFVNIFLVLVFLILTGEKTIAEPNEKADRIQSKVSFSERKDKSKIKTKPKSKGNKTESLQLKNQKGLWKPMELIWEESSGAVSPEFRFAKQFQLVTKENKVILSRRVVEKGKLVLNESKEISPQSYRKWMDSLFRYKIYQLPMEDVPKEQMTGVSYNYVSFVFGSTKSKFYYQLEERNLPDWKEKNSIIQIIERMKP from the coding sequence TTGAATTTTTTTGTAAATATATTTCTGGTCTTAGTTTTTCTTATTTTGACTGGTGAGAAAACGATTGCAGAACCAAACGAAAAAGCAGATCGAATTCAGTCCAAAGTTTCATTTTCAGAACGAAAGGATAAATCAAAAATAAAAACTAAGCCAAAATCAAAAGGTAACAAAACGGAATCTTTGCAGCTTAAAAACCAAAAAGGACTTTGGAAACCAATGGAACTAATTTGGGAAGAAAGTTCTGGTGCTGTCTCACCTGAGTTTCGATTTGCAAAACAATTTCAATTAGTAACAAAAGAGAATAAAGTCATTCTAAGTCGTCGAGTGGTAGAGAAAGGGAAATTGGTTTTAAATGAATCAAAGGAAATTTCGCCGCAATCATATCGGAAATGGATGGATTCACTGTTTCGGTACAAAATTTACCAACTACCGATGGAAGATGTTCCCAAGGAACAAATGACAGGTGTCAGTTATAACTACGTATCATTTGTTTTTGGCTCCACCAAATCAAAGTTTTATTATCAATTGGAAGAGCGCAACCTTCCCGATTGGAAAGAAAAAAATAGTATCATACAAATTATTGAAAGGATGAAACCATGA
- a CDS encoding phosphatase PAP2 family protein has protein sequence MKELLLTQSSLWFSSVPLDSLHVWDQNLGGIFLLISTICHFLGGSSFFLGLISFVYIYYRPKLAFELSLGLLTSAVMVSILKFYLESPRPFPYPEAFDEKAFGLPSGHVYSAVVVWGLLAYRIPKLWFRILSFFIILFMPFSRMYLKVHYLGDVSLGFGLGVFHLLIILFLLDRFYKKDSIPAFLHTKNYRTLSLLGIVITLSPISLDSPFLSVEHHHSLSGVLMASGALGGFWLGILFYPRLSKSEFLDWSLPKWDFTFGTKNFNNFWITVFVRLLVLAIVILLLYVVPGILIKKTIWKDDLFLRYIRYLVVGFALVFFVPLVLQKIQKGKFLQN, from the coding sequence ATGAAAGAACTCCTCCTAACACAGAGCTCCCTTTGGTTTTCCTCCGTTCCCCTGGATTCTCTCCATGTTTGGGATCAGAACCTCGGCGGGATCTTCCTGCTCATTTCTACCATCTGCCATTTTCTGGGAGGGAGTAGTTTTTTTCTCGGCCTTATCTCCTTTGTTTACATCTACTATCGGCCAAAACTTGCCTTTGAACTTTCTCTGGGATTACTCACATCCGCAGTGATGGTTTCCATTTTAAAATTTTACCTAGAAAGTCCAAGGCCCTTTCCCTATCCGGAAGCCTTTGATGAAAAAGCATTTGGTTTGCCTTCTGGTCATGTTTACTCTGCCGTTGTCGTCTGGGGATTGTTAGCTTATCGAATTCCCAAACTTTGGTTTCGAATTCTTTCTTTTTTTATCATTCTATTTATGCCTTTTTCAAGAATGTATCTCAAAGTACATTATTTAGGAGATGTGAGTTTAGGTTTTGGATTAGGTGTTTTCCATTTACTCATCATTTTATTTTTACTCGATCGATTTTATAAAAAAGATTCCATTCCGGCCTTCCTACATACAAAGAACTATCGTACACTCAGCCTACTTGGGATTGTCATCACTTTATCTCCAATCTCTTTGGACTCTCCGTTTCTTTCTGTAGAACATCACCATAGTTTGTCGGGAGTGTTAATGGCAAGCGGTGCCCTTGGCGGTTTTTGGCTTGGAATTTTATTTTATCCAAGACTTAGCAAATCAGAGTTTTTAGATTGGTCCCTTCCTAAATGGGATTTCACTTTTGGAACTAAAAATTTTAATAATTTCTGGATTACGGTTTTTGTTCGTTTGTTAGTACTTGCGATTGTGATCTTATTGCTCTACGTTGTCCCTGGAATTTTGATCAAAAAAACCATTTGGAAGGACGATTTGTTTTTAAGATATATTCGTTATTTAGTTGTTGGATTTGCTTTGGTGTTTTTTGTTCCCTTGGTTCTGCAAAAAATCCAAAAAGGAAAGTTTTTGCAAAACTAG
- a CDS encoding c-type cytochrome, which translates to MNKTYAVKFIPIPKFSKSVDIVEGKRLYQSRGCGDCHDVDGSGKTFIENPAIGTLSGSNLTAGKGGILSDRTDEELAIAIRHGVGKNGRALIFMPSTDFQGMTNEDVGKLISFLRSLPGIDKVQGELKPGPLGRFLFLIGEIPVFVSAEIINHEITHLTNITPSVSIEYGKYVASTCTGCHGFSLKGGPIQGAPPEWPPAQNISKSGINHYTEANFIKTIRTGKRPDGSEMKFPMPWKSLGQLTDTELKALWMYLQTIE; encoded by the coding sequence ATGAACAAAACGTACGCAGTGAAGTTTATTCCCATTCCCAAATTTTCCAAATCCGTTGACATCGTTGAAGGAAAACGCCTCTACCAATCCAGAGGTTGCGGGGACTGCCATGACGTTGATGGAAGTGGAAAAACCTTCATAGAGAATCCCGCCATCGGAACTCTCTCTGGATCTAACCTAACAGCCGGTAAAGGAGGAATCTTATCTGATAGAACTGATGAAGAACTTGCAATTGCGATTCGCCACGGTGTTGGAAAAAATGGAAGGGCATTAATCTTTATGCCTTCTACTGACTTCCAAGGTATGACCAATGAAGATGTTGGAAAGTTAATCTCATTTTTGCGTTCTTTGCCTGGGATCGATAAAGTCCAAGGAGAACTCAAACCTGGACCGTTAGGCAGATTTTTATTTTTAATTGGGGAGATTCCGGTTTTTGTATCAGCTGAAATCATTAATCATGAAATCACTCACCTGACAAACATTACACCTTCTGTTTCCATAGAGTATGGAAAGTATGTTGCATCAACTTGTACAGGCTGCCACGGATTTAGTTTAAAAGGTGGGCCCATCCAAGGAGCACCACCAGAGTGGCCACCTGCCCAGAATATTAGCAAAAGCGGGATCAACCATTATACGGAAGCAAACTTTATCAAAACCATCAGAACTGGAAAACGTCCCGATGGTTCAGAAATGAAATTTCCAATGCCTTGGAAAAGTTTAGGCCAACTAACAGATACTGAACTCAAAGCACTATGGATGTATTTACAAACGATTGAATAG
- a CDS encoding (2Fe-2S) ferredoxin domain-containing protein — MFYEKHIFVCENQRAPGERVSCGNQGSIELLKLLKQKAAKAGIEYKFRVQKSGCLDRCELGPIQVSYPEGKWFAMKTEADVETILEFYLKTNQPEKYNHLIVADDAVSKEK, encoded by the coding sequence ATGTTTTACGAAAAACATATTTTTGTTTGCGAAAACCAAAGGGCACCCGGCGAACGGGTGTCTTGTGGAAACCAAGGCTCCATCGAATTACTAAAACTTCTCAAACAAAAAGCGGCCAAAGCGGGAATCGAATATAAGTTCCGAGTCCAAAAATCTGGCTGTTTGGATCGTTGTGAACTTGGACCTATCCAAGTTTCTTACCCGGAAGGCAAGTGGTTTGCTATGAAAACCGAAGCCGATGTGGAAACAATTTTAGAATTTTATCTCAAAACCAACCAACCAGAAAAATACAATCACCTAATTGTTGCAGACGATGCTGTATCGAAAGAGAAATAG